In the Gymnogyps californianus isolate 813 chromosome 3, ASM1813914v2, whole genome shotgun sequence genome, one interval contains:
- the LRP11 gene encoding low-density lipoprotein receptor-related protein 11: MAALVLVLLAALGGRAVLPGGRCAAPLADLRSQISGVESLLEEFRRQLQQEQPGPPAAAATDGGGERCGGGSSFSARPDSIIRTKDSIAAGATFLRAPAAVAGWRQCLDACCAEPRCTLAVVQGPGRPRGAAAAAAAPLGCYLFNCTHRGRPVCRFAPHRGYSTYSRRPAGLAPPPPAAPPEEEYDEPPRCKAGQDIVLQSPVDWVLLDGRESSDDRGIVQYEWTLLQGDSSLEMKVPQPGTLKLSHLQEGGYIFQLTVTDTAGQRSSDNVSVTILPMVHSAVACVGVCSRYQFICDDGCCIDITFACDGVRQCPDGSDETFCQNFSPGRKTVTHTALGTTQQRTVGLTENTDANFSAENTLKATARNQPLLSVDADMSSQSLSQGPKKQISGFVPDNSSSGKRTDDKNGNGIMVPKRDQLGGSHPVPETGAVLPLALGLAITALLLLMVACRLRLVRQKLKKARPITSEESDYLINGMYL, from the exons ATGGCGGcgctggtgctggtgctgctggcgGCGCTGGGCGGGCGGGCCGTGCTGCCGGGCGGGCGGTGCGCGGCGCCGCTGGCCGACCTGCGCTCGCAGATCTCGGGCGTGGAGTCGCTGCTGGAGGAGTTTCGccggcagctgcagcaggagcagccggggccgccggcggcggcggcgacggacggcggcggggagcggtgcggcggcggcagcagcttCTCCGCCAGGCCCGACTCCATCATCCGCACTAAGGACTCCATCGCGGCCGGCGCCACCTTCCTGCGGGCCCCCGCCGCCGTGGCGGGCTGGCGGCAGTGCCTGGACGCCTGCTGCGCCGAGCCGCGCTGCACGCTGGCCGTGGTGCAGGGGCCTGGCCGgccgcggggggcggcggcggcggcggcggcgccgctgGGCTGCTACCTCTTCAACTGCACGCACCGCGGCCGCCCCGTCTGCCGCTTCGCCCCGCACCGCGGCTACAGCACCTACAGCCGCCGGCCCGCCGgcctcgccccgccgccgcccgccgcgccgccgg aagaagaatatgACGAGCCTCCACGGTGCAAGGCGGGACAAGATATTGTACTGCAGTCCCCTGTCGACTGGGTGCTTTTGGATGGCCGAGAAAGTTCAGATGACCGTGGAATTGTGCAGTACGAGTGGACGCTGCTGCAAGGTGACTCATCGCTTGAAATGAAG GTACCGCAACCAGGAACACTGAAACTGTCTCACCTTCAGGAAGGCGGGTATATTTTCCAGCTAActgtgacagacactgcagGTCAGCGGAGCTCTGACAACGTCTCTGTGACCATTCTGCCCATGGTTCATTCTGCAGTAG CCTGTGTTGGGGTTTGCTCTCGCTACCAGTTTATCTGTGATGATGGCTGCTGCATTGACATCACGTTTGCTTGCGATGGCGTGAGACAGTGCCCTGATGGATCGGATGAAACTTTCTGCCAGAACT tCAGCCCAGGTCGGAAGACGGTGACACATACAGCCCTTGGTACTACCCAGCAAAGGACTGTAGGACTGACTGAAAACACAGATGCAAacttctctgcagaaaacacCCTGAAAGCCACTGCCAGAAATCAACCGCTTCTCTCAGTGGATGCAGACATGTCTAGCCAATCGCTTTCTCAGGGaccaaagaaacaaatcagTGGATTTGTGCCAG ATAACAGTTCCTCAGGGAAAAGAACAGATGATAAAAATGGGAACGGCATAATGGTGCCAAAGAGAGATCAGCTTGGAGGCAGTCATCCAGTCCCAGAAACAG GTGCTGTGTTACCCTTAGCCTTAGGCTTGGCCATCACTGCTTTACTGCTGCTTATGGTTGCTTGCAGACTGCGTTTAGTGAGACAGAAGCTTAAAAAAGCTCGACCCATTACATCTGAAGAGTCTGATTACCTCATCAATGGGATGTATCTCTAA